The genomic stretch AACCAATCTCAAATGCAATCTCAAATGCAACAAGGTACAGTTGCTGCAAATAGTTCAGTAAATCTTGAAGTTCATAGATCTTTATTTCTTACAACGGTATTTGGTAGTCAACCAAAAGATGCAAAACATGATATTATATTTAGCAAAGGCTCAAGTCAATCACTGACACAAGGTCACACCGATGCTAAAAACTTGCTATCTGTATTGTTAGGTGATAAAGGTCAGGATATCGAAGAATTAATTAAGAAAAATTATCCAGATTATCAATTAGTTGTATCTAGAATAGTAAAAGCAGATGAATATAATTCAAATAAAAAAATTGTTTCTTTCTCTTTAGTTAAAAAAGATAAAAAAGAACAAACAATTACCGATCTAACTAAAATATCAAAAGCTTTTGCAAAACAAAGCTCATCTCAAACTGAAACCAAAGATGAAAAACTTGTTGTAACAGTAGATGAAAACACAATGAGTCAAAGTGGTAGTTCACAAACCATTAATGTGTCTACTGACAGTGTTGTATCTTTATATGTAGAAAGTAATGACTCTCAAAAAACTAAAGATGTTTCCTCTTCATTGACTTTTGATGTTTTAGTAACCAAAGATGGAACTGCTCAAATTGATAATATTAATAAAGGAAAAGAATTAATTCAGTTCTTAGATGAAGCAATTGCTAAAGACTTTAAAGGATATACACCTACTCCAGTGCCTGCGCCTCAACAACAACCGCCTCAACAGCAACCTCCGGTAGCTTCAGCGCCAGTTGCACCTCCTTCTAGCCCAGTACCACCTCAACAACCACAACCTCCGGCAACAGCAGCTCCAACACCAGCACAACCAGCTCCGGGACCAGCGCCAGTTGTACCTCCTTCTACATCAGCAGCCCCAACAACTCCACCACCAGCATCACCTCCTTCCACACCAGGTTCACCAGCTTCACCAGCCCCAGCCGCACCAACAGATCAAATCATCATTCAAAGTAAATAATTAACAAGCAATAACAAGATAAAGGAAATAATATGAAATTAAATAGTACAAAATCAATATTAACATTAGGTTTTAGTATCACTGCAATTGCCACAACTGTTGTTGCTGTCCCTGTTGCTTTGAGTCGTTACCAACAAAGCTATAGTGATCAATTTAATAGTAATCAAGATTTATCAAAAGCTAAGCAATTGGAAACTAAATTTAGTTTTGATCAAAGCAAGTTTGATGAAGCAGTTGCCCAAATTAAAGTTAAAGACAATTTTAAAGATGTCTCTGCAAAAACTATTTATAATTTAACAAATGACCCACTTTATAGTTTTAAACTATATGATGCTCTTGATTTAACAAGTCTTACCAAAGATGGAATTCAAATTGAAATAGATACAACTAATGCACGTGTTGAGGGTGGACAATTAACAAATGTGACCATTAGAGGTTATGACAAAGAAAATAATTTAACTTTTAGTAAAACTATTAGTATTGCTGGTTTTGCAACTAGCGATTCCATTGATGATAATTTAACTAATGTTAGTGTGGATCCAAGCAAATCTAATATCAGTATTAATAGTCAAAAATTAATTCTTCCTAGCGAATTTGCTCTTAGTTTAGAAGACTCATTCCAACAATTAAATAAAGATAAATCCGTTAGTCAAGCTTTTATTGAAGCTTTATTAACAAACAAAGCTTCAATTGGATTGTATAATGGCTTTGGCAAACCAGCATTTTTTGCTAATCGCCAAGTCATTAGTCCACAAACCAACATTAATGAAGCTGCCCAAAAACAAAGAATAGTTGATAATACAAACGCTTCTAGTCAACAATTAAATCAAGCTTTTGCTATCTATAATTTAGTTTATTCTAATATTAATGATGAACAAGGAACTTTGACCATTGGAATTGAAATTAAACAAGGTGAACAAATTCAAAAAATTGAGCTTAATGTCCAAGGTTTAGCAAAAACTAGTGATATTGAACAAGCTATTAGCACTGAGTTAACTAAAAATATCTCTCAATATGTCAATATTAATCAAAGTGAGTTAGCAAAAATTGTTGCATCCGGAGCAACTATTAGTGATCTTTTATATAATAAAGACAATAATAATACATCAGAATTTGTAGAAGATTTACAAAAACAATTTTATAAAAATAATGTTGTTGATGTCTTATTAGATCCTTTTGCAACTGCTGAAGAAATTGAGCGAGCTAAACAATTAGATTCTAATCCTGAATCTATTGAACAAATTGTTAAAAATACTTTTATCAATGGTGATTATGTTACTTTAAGTGATAACACTTCTAATGATCAAACTATTAGCTTTGATAATTTACAAATTGGTGACTACCAAGTTAGCTTTAATGATGTTAAGTTAGTAGTTCCAACTCAAGATGCAAGTCTTTCAAGTCAAGAACTTGAACAATTAGTAAAAAATGGCCAACTAAAATTAAAATTTAGTTTAACTATTAATAAAAAACTTAATGTTAATTCTCCTTATTTACAAAATATTGCAACTTCTAACTATTTGGTAATTAATGAGCAAACTCTTGATAATACTGGAAATAATAGTACTACAAGAAATATTGGTCTTCAATTTAATTTTGATAATATCACTGCAATTGCTAATGTGTCAAAAGTTATATATGAAAATGCCTTTGCTACCCAATTTAAAGATGTTAAAATTGGACGAATTAATAGAAACTTTTTTGTTAGTTTAGGTAGTGACAAATATGAACCACTTGTTAACTACTCAGATGTCAAAGAAGCACTTAATACTCTTATTGATTCTCTAAAAAGTAGCAAAGCTGATTCTACAAGAACTTTTGATGATGTAAAAAAAGCTTTATCAGCAATTACTTTACTTAATAGCGGAGCAAAAGTTAGTCAAACTAAATTAACTACATTAACCAATGAGTTAATTAAAAACAATAGCGAGCTTTTAAGCCAAACTAAACCAACTGAAGCACCAGCAGAGGTGCAACCTCCTACAGGAGCACAAACTCAACAAGCTGCAAGCACTGATCCAGCAACTAATAATGGCACAACAAACACAGTTGATCCAAATACAACTCCAACCACCCCAGCTCCAGCTGTTAACCCATATGCAAAATACCTTTTTGTAAAGGCTGATGATAAAAATAATGGTGATAATTTCTGAAAATGATTATACGAAGTTGGAAATCCTTCTATTAAAGAAGCAGAAGTTGATTTTGAAATTGAAGAGTCTGGTTACAATAGATTAACAGTTATTGCTAGTTGAAAACAATCTGGACAAACAATGCTGAGATCTCGCTTTACTATTACTAATATAACTCCAGATAATGGTGCATTCAAAATTGCGCAAAAATACAATCCAGATGTCTTCATTGATGCTC from Mesomycoplasma conjunctivae encodes the following:
- a CDS encoding P110/LppT family adhesin N-terminal domain, which codes for MKLNSTKSILTLGFSITAIATTVVAVPVALSRYQQSYSDQFNSNQDLSKAKQLETKFSFDQSKFDEAVAQIKVKDNFKDVSAKTIYNLTNDPLYSFKLYDALDLTSLTKDGIQIEIDTTNARVEGGQLTNVTIRGYDKENNLTFSKTISIAGFATSDSIDDNLTNVSVDPSKSNISINSQKLILPSEFALSLEDSFQQLNKDKSVSQAFIEALLTNKASIGLYNGFGKPAFFANRQVISPQTNINEAAQKQRIVDNTNASSQQLNQAFAIYNLVYSNINDEQGTLTIGIEIKQGEQIQKIELNVQGLAKTSDIEQAISTELTKNISQYVNINQSELAKIVASGATISDLLYNKDNNNTSEFVEDLQKQFYKNNVVDVLLDPFATAEEIERAKQLDSNPESIEQIVKNTFINGDYVTLSDNTSNDQTISFDNLQIGDYQVSFNDVKLVVPTQDASLSSQELEQLVKNGQLKLKFSLTINKKLNVNSPYLQNIATSNYLVINEQTLDNTGNNSTTRNIGLQFNFDNITAIANVSKVIYENAFATQFKDVKIGRINRNFFVSLGSDKYEPLVNYSDVKEALNTLIDSLKSSKADSTRTFDDVKKALSAITLLNSGAKVSQTKLTTLTNELIKNNSELLSQTKPTEAPAEVQPPTGAQTQQAASTDPATNNGTTNTVDPNTTPTTPAPAVNPYAKYLFVKADDKNNGDNFWKWLYEVGNPSIKEAEVDFEIEESGYNRLTVIASWKQSGQTMLRSRFTITNITPDNGAFKIAQKYNPDVFIDARNALATTSANSRQIRDSIRGDIGFKLAGLNNQSAQGLLLQKAVDIASLDSLPQKNKIPSDQKDVTKVKSGVIYLAFETSEIKDDKKHYLLRSDDSEKGIFIQKAKKSVNTSDVNAFIIGIDDLNGGNDNPVLLIDVPESAAISENKFNKVTVDSSNTVQTEELPNTENDKNLFRQFKTGDTTSIIRPLAANSTILLTIATTPGFIRVTAQSSASANVSRDKLDAYTFIQDSNSKNKFDESGINWNKIGFDKTDQASLVVKALAIFKGEELINQNFYKLNEVRQGFVDTYLKDKK